From a single Bacillus gobiensis genomic region:
- a CDS encoding MurR/RpiR family transcriptional regulator, whose amino-acid sequence MTTGGLKMIQQMMSKLPQSERKLAAYILKNPREVINSTVQEVSSSAETSGAAVIRLCKSLGLNGFQDLKIRIAGDLNKPAEQGYRDIEPSESLYSIVEKTTSNSIQAIRDTAEIVNHIEIKRAIDLIINASYIHFCGIGASHIVATDAQQKLLRINKHATAFTDMHLAATLIANGNPNDVVFGISFSGETRETIDILRLAREKGVNTIGLTSFGQNTVSSLCDVSLYTSHSNEALFRSAATSSRLAQLYIIDILFLGIAAKQYDKTIQYIDRTRDAIKFLEKK is encoded by the coding sequence ATGACAACCGGCGGACTAAAAATGATTCAACAGATGATGAGCAAGCTTCCTCAATCTGAAAGGAAGCTTGCCGCCTATATTTTAAAAAACCCGAGGGAGGTGATCAACAGCACTGTTCAGGAGGTCAGCTCCTCTGCTGAGACAAGCGGCGCCGCAGTGATTCGTCTCTGTAAATCTCTTGGACTGAATGGCTTTCAGGATTTGAAAATCAGAATTGCCGGCGACTTAAATAAACCTGCAGAACAGGGCTACAGAGATATTGAACCATCTGAATCACTCTATTCAATTGTAGAAAAAACGACGAGCAACAGTATCCAAGCGATTCGCGACACGGCAGAAATCGTTAACCACATCGAGATAAAACGAGCCATCGATCTTATTATCAATGCCAGCTATATTCATTTCTGCGGCATCGGCGCGTCCCACATTGTCGCGACAGATGCCCAACAAAAATTGTTGCGCATCAATAAACATGCAACTGCATTTACCGACATGCACCTTGCCGCAACACTCATTGCCAATGGCAATCCTAATGATGTAGTTTTCGGAATTTCTTTTTCCGGGGAAACACGGGAAACGATAGATATTCTAAGGCTGGCCAGAGAAAAGGGAGTAAACACAATCGGTTTGACATCTTTTGGACAAAATACTGTTTCTTCTCTATGCGACGTTTCACTTTATACCTCTCATTCTAATGAGGCACTGTTTCGAAGTGCCGCAACCTCTTCCCGTCTGGCACAGCTTTATATAATTGATATTTTATTTCTGGGAATTGCCGCAAAGCAGTATGACAAAACCATTCAGTATATTGACCGAACGAGAGACGCGATCAAATTTTTAGAGAAAAAGTGA
- the murQ gene encoding N-acetylmuramic acid 6-phosphate etherase yields the protein MKENDLHSLTTELRNDRSRNMNHSDTMEILTVINNEDMKVAAAVQKVLPDVKKAVDFAVASLKNGGRLLYIGAGTSGRLGVLDAVECPPTFSTSFESVVGIIAGGEKAFVKAVEGAEDKEEFGQEDLINIKLNKKDTVIGIAASGRTPYVIGALKYARKIGAKTVALANNSNSLIGNEADHRIEAIVGPEVLTGSTRMKAATAQKMILNMISTTTMICLGKVYENLMVDVKVSNYKLKERAIGIISTVTGASYETAKVTLEKADLQVKPAIVMLKTNTSYDVAKELLAITDGFIEKAITLHERGE from the coding sequence ATGAAGGAAAACGATTTGCATTCTTTAACGACCGAATTACGTAATGATCGTTCAAGAAACATGAATCACTCCGATACGATGGAGATTTTGACAGTAATCAACAACGAAGACATGAAGGTCGCGGCAGCCGTTCAGAAGGTTCTTCCTGATGTAAAAAAAGCGGTTGATTTTGCAGTCGCATCACTTAAAAACGGCGGAAGGTTACTCTATATCGGTGCTGGTACGAGCGGACGTCTCGGTGTGTTAGACGCAGTAGAATGCCCTCCTACATTCAGCACCTCTTTTGAATCGGTTGTTGGAATTATCGCAGGAGGAGAAAAAGCATTTGTAAAAGCAGTGGAAGGTGCAGAGGACAAAGAAGAATTTGGTCAAGAAGACCTTATCAATATCAAGTTAAATAAAAAGGATACTGTCATCGGAATTGCAGCAAGCGGCCGAACCCCTTATGTTATCGGCGCGTTAAAATACGCCCGAAAAATCGGCGCCAAAACTGTCGCTCTTGCGAATAATAGCAACTCTTTAATTGGAAATGAGGCAGATCACCGCATTGAAGCAATCGTTGGTCCTGAAGTATTGACAGGATCAACAAGAATGAAGGCAGCAACCGCACAAAAAATGATTTTAAATATGATTTCCACCACAACAATGATCTGCTTGGGAAAGGTTTATGAAAATTTAATGGTCGATGTAAAAGTGAGCAATTACAAATTAAAGGAACGGGCAATTGGAATCATCAGTACCGTTACAGGCGCCAGTTACGAAACAGCAAAGGTAACCTTGGAAAAAGCAGATCTTCAAGTAAAACCCGCAATTGTAATGCTAAAAACCAACACGTCCTATGATGTCGCTAAAGAACTTCTCGCTATAACCGATGGATTTATTGAAAAAGCAATCACTTTACATGAACGAGGAGAATAA
- a CDS encoding S8 family peptidase: MFGYSMVQMVRANATKLDRPLRENVLQLYRPLKWTPCFMHRQFEYRLLQSKKISVLIEFEKDCHKNGYHTISTIVGSQKGNMLRHNFTRTGFCSADLTPLTLQKLLTNCHDIRKIYLNRKVNTLLDVGVQSSHAKKVVRNNQTLTGKGVTIAVIDTGIHPHADLKGRIRGFVDFISHKKEPYDDNGHGTHCAGDVAGNGESSSGQYKGPAPEADLIGVKVLNKMGSGSLETIIQGIEWCMEFNEQYPDDPIDIISMSLGSEALNYENEQEDPMVKAVEEAWNSGITVCVAAGNSGPEPKTISSPGISGKVITVGAFDDRDTEGAGDDGVASFSSRGPTIYGKNKPDILAPGVNIISLRSPNSYLDKLQKSARVGTAYMTMSGTSMATPICAGIAALILQQKPDAGPNEVKRLLIEGAALPEGIADPNVFGAGFTHAENSIPAD; encoded by the coding sequence ATGTTTGGCTACTCTATGGTTCAAATGGTGCGAGCAAATGCCACTAAGCTGGATCGGCCCTTGCGGGAAAACGTATTGCAGCTTTACAGGCCACTTAAATGGACTCCTTGTTTCATGCATCGCCAATTTGAATATAGACTTTTACAATCGAAAAAAATTTCAGTCCTCATTGAATTTGAAAAAGACTGCCATAAAAACGGCTATCATACTATTAGTACAATTGTCGGCAGTCAAAAAGGCAATATGTTAAGACATAATTTTACACGCACCGGCTTCTGCAGTGCGGATTTGACTCCTCTAACTTTACAAAAGCTTCTTACAAACTGTCACGATATTCGAAAAATCTATTTAAATCGAAAAGTCAACACATTACTGGATGTAGGTGTTCAATCAAGCCATGCGAAGAAAGTCGTTCGAAATAATCAAACGTTAACAGGAAAAGGCGTAACGATCGCCGTTATCGATACCGGCATTCATCCGCATGCCGATTTAAAAGGAAGAATCAGGGGTTTTGTTGATTTTATCAGTCATAAAAAAGAGCCGTACGACGATAACGGGCATGGGACACATTGTGCCGGTGATGTTGCAGGAAACGGCGAGTCATCCTCAGGACAATATAAAGGACCTGCTCCTGAAGCGGATCTAATAGGCGTTAAAGTATTAAATAAAATGGGTTCCGGTTCACTGGAGACAATTATTCAAGGAATAGAATGGTGTATGGAATTTAATGAACAATACCCTGACGATCCAATTGATATTATTAGTATGTCTTTAGGTTCAGAAGCCCTCAACTATGAAAATGAACAAGAGGATCCAATGGTTAAAGCCGTTGAAGAAGCTTGGAATTCGGGAATCACCGTTTGTGTAGCGGCGGGAAACTCCGGTCCCGAACCAAAAACGATCAGCAGCCCGGGAATCAGCGGAAAAGTAATCACGGTCGGAGCCTTTGATGACAGGGACACTGAGGGGGCAGGCGATGATGGCGTTGCATCGTTTTCAAGCCGCGGCCCAACGATTTATGGAAAAAACAAACCCGATATTTTAGCTCCCGGCGTCAACATCATCTCGCTTCGCTCCCCTAATTCCTATTTAGATAAATTGCAAAAATCAGCCCGTGTTGGGACAGCCTATATGACGATGTCTGGAACATCCATGGCTACCCCGATTTGCGCAGGAATCGCAGCGCTCATTCTTCAACAAAAGCCGGATGCTGGTCCGAATGAAGTGAAAAGGCTTCTTATCGAAGGCGCAGCTCTCCCAGAGGGAATAGCAGATCCAAATGTATTTGGTGCAGGGTTTACTCATGCAGAGAACTCAATTCCTGCTGATTGA
- a CDS encoding FixH family protein, protein MIISTFSLLSSACSVTPGTANLYRQSKPLEVDMILPESFSLNQKQVIKVNLTQGGEKVDAADIQFEIWKKDSKDNPDVINARNDEEGRLQK, encoded by the coding sequence ATTATAATAAGTACTTTTTCGCTTCTGTCGTCAGCTTGTTCAGTCACCCCTGGTACGGCTAATCTATATCGACAGTCTAAACCGCTAGAGGTTGATATGATCTTGCCCGAAAGCTTTTCTCTGAATCAAAAACAGGTGATTAAGGTCAATCTGACACAAGGCGGGGAAAAAGTAGATGCCGCTGATATTCAGTTTGAAATCTGGAAAAAGGATAGCAAGGATAATCCAGATGTAATAAATGCACGGAATGACGAGGAAGGACGTTTGCAGAAATAA